The sequence GCACGGTGTAGGGCAAGCAGTACGGCTCGTTGGGCGCGCCGCGATAGGGATGCGGGGTCAGAAACGGCGCGTCGGTCTCCACCAACAGCTGGCCGGCCGGGATCAGCGTGGCCGCCTCGCGTAGTGCGCGGGCGTTGCGAAAGCTCACGGTGCCCGACAGGCTCAGCACCCATCCCGCGTCGACACAGGTCCGCGCCATCTCGGCGTCGGACGAGAAGCAGTGGAAGATGACCGTCGGCGGGGCCCCCTCGGCCCGCAGCACGTCGAGCACGTCGGCGTCGGCGTCGCGGTTGTGGATCATCAGCGGCTTGCCCATCCGCTTGGCCAGCTCGATGTGCCAGGCGAACGCCTCGCGCTGCTCGCCGGGCGTCGCGCAGCCGTCGAGTCGGCCGGGCCAGTAGTTGTCCATGCCCGTCTCGCCGATCGCCACGACGCGAGGGTGGCCAGCCAACCGTTCGATGACCGTCTTCGCCTCGTCGGTGAGCGCGTTGGCGCGCGTCGGGTGCAGCGCCACGGCTGCGTAGACCCGCGGGTCCCAGTCGGCGGCCTCGGTGGTCCAGCGGGCCGACTCGAGGTCGTCGGCGATGGTCACGACGGCCTGCACGCCGACGGCCGCGGCGCGGTCCAGGATTGCGCGCACGTCGTCGGCGGTCGCGGCTCCGCAGGCGTCGAGGTGGGTGTGGGCGTCGACCAGCGGGGACAACGGTTCGGGGGGCGGTGGCGCCGAACGGCTACTGCTCACACGCACACCATAAGGTGGTGTGGAAATGAGCGAGCCGTACTACATAACGACAGCGATCACGTACCCGAACGGTGCTCCGCACATCGGGCACGCGTACGAATACATCGCCACCGACGCCATCGCCCGTTTCAAGCGGCTTGACGGCTTCGACGTGCGCTATCTGACCGGTACTGACGAGCACGGCCTGAAGATGGCCGAGACCGCTGCGGCCGAGGGCATTCCGACCGCAGAGCTGGCTCGCCGGAATTCCGACGTGTTCCAGCGGCTGCAGGACAAGCTCAACATCTCCTACGACCGATTCATCCGCACCACCGATGCCGACCACATCGAGGCATCCATCGACATCTGGAAGCGGATGAACGAGTCCGGCGACATCTATCTGGACTCGTACAAAGGGTGGTACTCCATTCGCGACGAGCGCTTCTTCACCGAGGCCGAGACCAGCGTCGGCTCCGACGGAGTTCGCATCGCGACCGAGACCGGTGCGCCGGTGACATGGACCGAGGAAGCGACGTACTTCTTCAAGCTTTCGTCCTATGCCGACAAGCTGCTCGCCCATTACGAGGCGCACCCGGAGTTCATCGGCCCCGACGTCCGGCGCAACGAGGTGGTCAGCTTCGTCTCCGGTGGACTGCGCGACCTGTCGATATCGCGCACGACCTTTGACTGGGGCGTGCAGGTGCCCGACCATCCCGACCACGTGATGTACGTCTGGGTCGACGCATTGACCAACTACCTGACCGGCGTCGGCTTTCCCGATACCGACTCCGAGGCTTTCCGTCGGTTCTGGCCTGCGGACCTGCACATGATCGGCAAGGACATCATCCGGTTCCACACCGTGTACTGGCCCGCGTTTCTGATGTCAGCCGGAATCGAGTTGCCGCGCAGGGTGTTCGCGCATGGCTTTGTGCTCAATCGTGGCGAGAAGATGAGCAAGTCGGTGGGCAACGTCGTCAACCCGGAGAACCTCGTCGACACCTTCGGCGTCGACCCGGTGCGCTACTTCTTCCTGCGGGAGGTGCCGTTCGGGCAGGACGGCAGCTACAGCGAGGACGCGATCATCAGCCGCATCAACGCCGACCTCGCCAACGAGCTGGGCAACCTCGCGCAGCGGTCGCTGTCGATGGTGGCCAAGAACCTCGACGGGATCGTGCCCGAGCCGGGCGATTTCACCGACGAGGACCGCGCGCTGTTCGACGAAGCCGATGCGCTTTTCGGCAAGGTGCGAGCGCACTTCGAGGTGCCCGCGATGCACCTCGCGCTCGAGGCCGTCTGGGCGGTGTTGGGTGAGGCGAACCGGTACTTCTCGTCGCAGGAGCCGTGGGTGCTGCGCAAGTCGGAGGCCGAGGCCGATCAGCGCCGCTTCCGCACGGTGCTCTACACGACGATGGAGGTGGTGCGGGTAGCGGCGCTGCTGTCGCAGCCGGTGATGCCGGAGTCGTCGGCCAAGCTGCTGGATCTGCTGGGCCAGCCAGATGACCAACGGACTTTCGCCGCGATCGGCACCCGGCTGGCCCCTGGCACGCACCTGCCCGCCCCGGTGGGCGTGTTCCCTCGTTACCAGGTGGAGTGACCTCGGCGAGCAGACGCAAAAGTTCCCATTCCTCGGCGTGTCACGGCACTTTTGCGTCTGCTCGCGGGAAACGAGAGTGACGCGTGTCACACTCTGTCACGTCTCGGTCGTCGGCGGTGTCTTGAGGGCATGACTGATCACAACGCACCCAAGAAGGTCGTCGTCATCGGCGGCGGCTACTCCGGCACATTGGCGGCCAACCACCTCCGGATGCGCGGCGACATCGACATCACGATGGTGAACCCGCGACCGAAATTCGTCGAACGAATCCGGCTGCACCAAGTCGTGGCCGGTAACTACGACGCGACGGTCGATTACGGCTCACTGCTCGGCGCGGGCATCAAGCTGGTCGTCGACGAAGCCACCCGCATCGACACCGCGGACCGGCACGTCGAGCTGGCATCGGGCGGCGCGCTGGACTACGACTACGTCATCTATGCCGTCGGCAGCACCGGCGCCGTACCCGCATCAGTGCCCGGCGCGGCCGAATACGCTTATCCGATAGCAGAGTTGGAGCAGGCGCAGCGCCTGCGCGCCGCGCTCGACGACGTGCATCCAGACGCCCCGGTGACCGTTGTCGGCGCCGGGCTGACCGGGGTCGAAGCGGCCAGTGAGCTCGCCGAGCAGGGCCGGAAAGTGACGCTGGTTTGCGGCGGTCAATTAGGGCCGTACCTGTCCGCGCCGGGACGGCGGTCGGTCGCCAAAGTGTTGCGGAAGCTCGGAGTCACAGTGCTCGAGGCCGACGTCGTCACCGAAGTGCGGCAGGACGCGGTGGTCTTCGCCGATGGCGCCGTCCGTCCGAGCGCTATCACCATATGGACGGCGGGTTTCGGCGTACCAGAACTCGCCACTGTCAGCGGCCTGCGCACGGATTCGCTGGGTCGACTGCTCACCGATGAGACCCTGACGAGTGTTGACGATCCGCGCATCGTCGCCGCGGGCGACTGTGCCTCTCCGTCGGGCGCACCGCTGCGGATGTGCTGCGCATCAGCCTCTCAGCTGGGGCCGCAAGCCGCCAACACGGTGTTGAGCCGAATCGGGGGAACGCAACCCGCGGACTTCGAGTACGGGTTCGCAGGAGCGTGCATCAGCCTCGGCAGGCGCGCCGGGCTGCTCCAGTTCGGACGCAAGGACGACAGCCCGGTGGATTACTTCGTCGGCGGACGCATCGCAGCGTCGCTGAAGGAGGCGATCTGCAAGGGCACGGTGTGGGGACTGCGCCGCGGTGCACGCAAGCCGACCTTCGGTTTCTGGTTCAAGGGCGGCCCGCGTCCCGAGCAGCCGGCCTTCGCCTCCCGGGTGGTCGCGGAAACGTGACCACCCCGGGGAGCGAGCATGCCGAGCGGTTCATGCATCTGCGGCCGCTGCTGTTCACGATCGTCTACGAAATCCTCGGCTCGGCAACCGAATCCGACGACGTGCTGCAGGACAGCTATCTGCGGTGGGCCGAGGTGGACCTCGCGACCGTTCGCGACACCAAGTCGTACCTGGCGCAGCTGGTGACCAGCCAGGCGCTCAACGCGCTGCGGACGCGAGCCCGTCGTCGCGAGGACTACGTCGGGCCGTGGCTACCGGAGCCGGTTCTGCTCGATTCTGATGCGTCGGCTGATGTCGTTC is a genomic window of Mycobacterium sp. ITM-2016-00318 containing:
- a CDS encoding TatD family hydrolase yields the protein MSSSRSAPPPPEPLSPLVDAHTHLDACGAATADDVRAILDRAAAVGVQAVVTIADDLESARWTTEAADWDPRVYAAVALHPTRANALTDEAKTVIERLAGHPRVVAIGETGMDNYWPGRLDGCATPGEQREAFAWHIELAKRMGKPLMIHNRDADADVLDVLRAEGAPPTVIFHCFSSDAEMARTCVDAGWVLSLSGTVSFRNARALREAATLIPAGQLLVETDAPFLTPHPYRGAPNEPYCLPYTVRALADIVGRPAVDVAAETSATAALVYGLAVNTR
- a CDS encoding FAD-dependent oxidoreductase, whose amino-acid sequence is MTDHNAPKKVVVIGGGYSGTLAANHLRMRGDIDITMVNPRPKFVERIRLHQVVAGNYDATVDYGSLLGAGIKLVVDEATRIDTADRHVELASGGALDYDYVIYAVGSTGAVPASVPGAAEYAYPIAELEQAQRLRAALDDVHPDAPVTVVGAGLTGVEAASELAEQGRKVTLVCGGQLGPYLSAPGRRSVAKVLRKLGVTVLEADVVTEVRQDAVVFADGAVRPSAITIWTAGFGVPELATVSGLRTDSLGRLLTDETLTSVDDPRIVAAGDCASPSGAPLRMCCASASQLGPQAANTVLSRIGGTQPADFEYGFAGACISLGRRAGLLQFGRKDDSPVDYFVGGRIAASLKEAICKGTVWGLRRGARKPTFGFWFKGGPRPEQPAFASRVVAET
- the metG gene encoding methionine--tRNA ligase — encoded protein: MSEPYYITTAITYPNGAPHIGHAYEYIATDAIARFKRLDGFDVRYLTGTDEHGLKMAETAAAEGIPTAELARRNSDVFQRLQDKLNISYDRFIRTTDADHIEASIDIWKRMNESGDIYLDSYKGWYSIRDERFFTEAETSVGSDGVRIATETGAPVTWTEEATYFFKLSSYADKLLAHYEAHPEFIGPDVRRNEVVSFVSGGLRDLSISRTTFDWGVQVPDHPDHVMYVWVDALTNYLTGVGFPDTDSEAFRRFWPADLHMIGKDIIRFHTVYWPAFLMSAGIELPRRVFAHGFVLNRGEKMSKSVGNVVNPENLVDTFGVDPVRYFFLREVPFGQDGSYSEDAIISRINADLANELGNLAQRSLSMVAKNLDGIVPEPGDFTDEDRALFDEADALFGKVRAHFEVPAMHLALEAVWAVLGEANRYFSSQEPWVLRKSEAEADQRRFRTVLYTTMEVVRVAALLSQPVMPESSAKLLDLLGQPDDQRTFAAIGTRLAPGTHLPAPVGVFPRYQVE